Within the Limnothrix sp. FACHB-406 genome, the region ATGCTTACTGAAACTAATTCTCAAGGATCTAAATCCTACTCAACCTTAAAGCAGTTCGCTTATTGAGAAATCTTTGAGTTAAAACGGTTTTGGGAACACTTTCACGACTTCGGGTTTGGGCATGGGGCTTGGCATCAGAGGGGCGATTGTGGGCGATCGCGCGGCAACCGGTAAGAGGGAGCGCTCATTGAAATGGGAACTTGGGGGCGCGATCGGGCGCGGAATGTTGCTCACGGTTTCGATCGCCCTGGGGTTGACCCTGAGCGGTTGCCCCACCCAGCCCACGGCCCAGCGATCGCCCGGAAACCCCAAGGACTGCCCGAGGTGTGATTTTGCGGGTAAGGATCTGAGCAATCAAGACTTTGCCGGGGCGAACCTGAATGGAGCCAACTTTCAAAAGGCCAATTTGACCGGGGTGAACCTGAGCCAGGCCAAGCTGGACGGGGCCAATTTTCAGCAAGCGAATTTAACCAAAGCCGACCTGAGCCAGGCGGGCATGAACCAAGCCAAGCTGACGGGGGCGAACCTCAGCGAAGCCCGGCTCACCAAAACCTATCTTCGGGGGGCTGACTTGACCCAAGCCAAGCTGACGGGAGCCGACTTGAGCGGCGCAGATTTGCTGAACGCCAGCCCCTCCAAGCTTGATCTCAGCGGGGTCAAAACCCTGGGCACAACCTTGCCGGATGGGAGCCAAGGAAAATGAGCAGTAACCTTCCGGTTTCCGATCAGGCCTTGGTGACTGTGCGTTCAGAAGAAGTTCCTAGGACTGCTCGATCGGCGATCGTGGGGAGCCAGGGGCCCGATGCAGGGGCGATCGACCCGATGGAGGAGTCCCCGCCTAGCCATTCCCCCACCAGAAACCCATCACCCAGCAGCGCATCGCAACAAAACGCCCCCCCAAGGCGAGGGCCCGAGTTGGTGGACTGGTCTCCCAGTGCCAAAATCAGCCTTTGGGGGGCCATGGGCCTGGGCGTGGTGGTGTCCGTGGTGCTCCATGGGGCGGTGTTGTTGCTGCCAATGCCCAAGGAGCCGGACAAGGTGGCCCTGCCCCTAAGCGCCCAAGAGGCCCCCATTCGGGTCACCAATTTGCCGAAAACCACCCCGGCCCGATCGACCCCCTCCCCCAGCCCCGCGCGATCGACCCCGGCCCAACGCCGGGCCGATCGCGCCGCAACCCCAAAACCGAAACCGAAAGTCAATCAGCCCAATCGGGTGGTGGTTCCCAAGCCCCAAACCGCCAAACCGGCCCCGGCTCCGTCAGCAGCACCCAGCCCAAGCCCCAATCCCACACCCAGCCCCACGCCCAGCCCAAGTCCTAGCCCCGAACCTAGCCCTAGCCCCACGCCCCAAGGTTTACCGGCGTTGGCGGGGTTGAATGCTGGCGGGGCCGCTTGTGCCCCCGATCGCCCCGATGGGTGCTATTCCCTGCCGGAAAACCTCAGCATTCACAGCGTCACGCCAGAGGTGATCCAAAATTCCCTGGGCCCCGATGTGACGGTGGCCGAAATTCCCGCAATCTACGAAAACACGGAACAGGCTCGGGAATTTGTGGTGTCGGATCCCCGTCGCGATTCAGCCGATCAAGTGGTGGGTTATTACTACGTAATTTCCACTCAAGTGCGTGGTCAGGTGGGGGCCATCATTGTCGGCAGCCGCGATCGACTGCTATCCCTGGATGCTATCCAAGCGGCGGCGGGTGCGGAAATTAATTAATGAGTTAATTAAAAAAAGAGTCTTGAAAAGAGATTGAGAGATTTTTAAAAAGAAATTCTCGAAAAGAGATTTTCGGAAAGCAGCTTGCTAGAAAAGCTTTGGGCAAAATTGCCATGGAAACGTTTCCACCAAGGCAAGGTTTCGATCAAAAATTGCCATGAAAAACTCCCAAGCCGAGACATAGCCTCGCTTGGGATAGATGCTTGCTGAACATAGACAGTGGAACGCCGTGGGCCGATCGCGCAATCAGCCCCCGCTGGTCAACTGGCCCTAGCGCCAACCGGCCCGATCCATCAGCCGGAGGGCGCGATCGTTGTTGCCCCCAAACTCATTGGCACTGGCGCTAGAAGACTTGAACTGTCCAAAACTAGACAGGGTGGGATCCAATGCCACACCGGACAACACCGGATATTCATAGCCACTGCGGGCAAAGAGTTCTTGGGCCTTTTGGGTTGCCAAAAAGTCAAGGAACTTCACGGCTGCTTCCGGGTTCTTGGCGGTTTTAATCACGCCGCCGCCGCTGATGTTGACGTGAGTGCCGCGTCCCTGTTGATTCGGGAAAAACACACCCACCTTGGCGGCAATCTCCCGCTCAGCGGCATCTTTGGAATTGACCAAACGGGGCAGGTAATAGGTGTTGGCGATCGCGATCGACCCTTGACCCGCTGCACAGGCCTTGATCTGAGCCGTATCGTTGCCTTCCGGGGGCCGAGCGAAGTTCGCCACCAGGCCGCGCACCCAGGTTTCCGTGGTGGGTTCGCCCAATGCGCCCACCAGCTCGCCAACTAGGGATTGGTTATACACATGGCTCGAAGTCCGCACCAAAATCTTGCCGCGCCAACGGCTATCGGCCAAGGCTTCGTAGGTGGAGAGGTCTGCGGGGTTCACCAAGTCTTTGTTGTACATGATCACGCGGGCCCGCTTGGACAGAGCAAACCAGTGACCATTGGGGTGACGCAGGTTGCTGGGAACCGCCCGATAAAGGTTGGGGGCAGCGCTTTGGGACACGGGACGGAACAGACCGGCCTTGTCGGCTAACCAAAGGCGACCGGCATCCACAGTAATCAGAACATCGGCGGGACTGTTGACCCCTTCCGATTGGATGCGCTCGATTAGGGCATCGGCGCTGCCTTCCACCAGGTTGACTTTGATGCCGGTGGCTTGGGTAAAGGCTTCATACAGTTGGCGATCGCTGTCGTAGTGGCGACCGGAGTACAGGTTCACTTCCCCTGCACCTTGGGCGTTGGCCCGGTTCAGTCCGCTCAGGGCCACGGTGGCTAGGGCTGATCCCCCTGCCAAGAACACCCGCCGAGTCAGTTTACTCGTCATTTTTCGCTCTTAGGAATGCAGTAATTGAATTTTGGGTGGCGAAAGCAGTATATCAATACTGAGAAATATTCTCAAAATTCTCTGGAATTTTTCCTAAGGACTCTCTGAATGGCTTGAACAATCTTGAGGTAGTTTCGGAACTGTCCTCGGTGGCGGGCGCGGTGTTTGAGGGGAGAGCCGCTGGGGAAGTGTTGAGCGAGCGAGCGAGCGGGGGCTGCAAAAGGAAACGCCCGGCCCATCGAGACGATGGCCAGGCGCTTTTAAGGTTTCAAAAGGATCGATCGGAGTTTGGGAAATGGAAAGTTTTGGGAATGGATGGAAACGAGCGACCGTTTCTAGCCTTTGCCGGTTTGGGCCAAGACCCGATCGGCGAGTTTGTCGGGCACTTCCTGCAAGTGGTCATGCTGCCAAGAGAACGTTCCCACGCCCAAGGTGAGCGATCGCAATTCCAAAATCAGGCTCTGCATTTCCGCATGGGGCAGATAGGCCTGCATGGTGTCCCAGCCGGCCCAACCGTCCTTGGGCCCGTAGCCCATCAGTTGGCCGCGCCGCCCGGTCACTAGCTGCATGACCTTGGCGGTGAACTCGCTGGGCATGGCAACTTCCACCAGGTCGATCGGCTCCAGCAGCACCGGTTGGGCTGCCGGAATGCCCGTTTTCATGGCCACGTGGGCCGCCATCTTGAAGGCTTGCTCGGAGCTGTCAACGGAGTGGTAGGAACCATCGGTGAGGGTCACGGCCACATCGACGATCGGGAAGCCCAGGGGCCCGCGATCGAGCGCTTCTCGCACCCCTGATTCCACACCGGGGATATATTGCTTGGGCACAACACCGCCCACAATCCTTTGCTGGAAGTCGTAGCCTGCGCCGCGTGGTTGGGGCTGAATGTCCAAATACACATCCCCAAACTGACCATGGCCGCCGGTTTGGTGCTTATAGCGCCCATGGATCCGGGAAACGGGTTTGCGAATGGTTTCCTTGTAAGGCACTTGGGGCAGGTGGGGAGCCATGGGCAGGTTGTACTTGCGTCGCAGTCGATCGATGGCGATTTGTAGGTGAATTTCCCCTTGGCCCCAAAGGATGATTTCGTGGGTGTCGCCATGTTGTTCCCAGCGGACGGCGGGGTCTTCGTCCGTGAGTTTGGCCAGGGCGGCGGTGAGCTTCACTTCGTCGCTGCGGTTTTCGGGAACGATCGCCCAAGCAAAAACCGGCGGCGGTAATTCCGCTTTGGGCAACTCATCCCGCCCGATCGCCCGATCAAGCGCCAGCACCTCTCCGGTGGCCACCCCGTCCAACCGCCCAAGGGCCACAATGTCGCCCACTTCGGCCCGGGTCAGGGATTTTTGTTGGCTGCCCATCAGGCGATAGAGACCACCAATGCGAACGCCATTGAGGCTCATGCCATCTTCGATCGCGCCATTCCAGACCCGGGCGATCGATAGCTTGCCTCCTTGGCTGGCATACATGGTTTTCAGCACCTGCACGATCGGGCTATCGGCATCGGAGGCGATCGCGTCCACCCCGCGCTCGGTGGCCGTCACCGTTGCGTCTGGGGCTTCCCGCAGCAGGGCATCCAACAGCGGTCGCACACCCAAGTGCTGTTCCGCCATGCCCACAAACACCGGCACGATCTGATCGGCTCCCAACTCCAGCCTCAGATCCACCAAAATTTCTTCTTCGCTGGGTTGAATATCCTCCAGCAATTTTTCCAGCAGCACATCGTCATGATCGGCCAGGCTTTCCAGCATTTCGTGGCGAGCCGCTTGTTCTTCCGCCCGCAAATGTTCGGGCAGCGGCACGGGGTCATCGCCTTCCGCGTCGGGGTGGTAGTGATAGGCCGTTTCGCTGACTAAATCGATGTAGCCGATCGGGCTGTTGCCTTGGCGAATCGGGTACTGGTGCAGCACGATCGGGCGGCTGGAAACGGGCCGCAATACCGACAAAATATCGGCAATGGGACTCGATGCCCGATCCATTTTGTTAATGAACAACACATGGGGAATTTTCCAGGTGTCCAAAAACTGAAACAAAGGAGCCAACACAATGGCGCGATCGATCATTGGTTCGCAAACCACCACGGCCGCATCAACCCCGACCAAAGCGTTGTAGGTTTCTGCGGCCAACTCCACGGAACCTGGGCAGTCAATCCAATTAAATTGCACATCCTTATAAGCGGCGCTGGCCACATTTAGCTCCAGGCCCATGCCCCGATCGCGCGCTTCCGGGGAACTGTCACCCACCGTATTGTTATCTTTAATGCTGCCCTTGCGCGTGGTTGCGCCCGACAAAAACAAAATACTTTCCAAAAGCGTCGTTTTGCCACTGGAGTAGGGACCCACAATGGCAATATTTCTGATGCGGGGGGTACGGTCACCTTTCATGAAAACCTCCATGGGAATGAAAATTCCCAGTAAAAAATTGATGTCAGCTCAATGCAGGCTGAAATGATTGCAGATTGAGAAAATAGAACTAGGGAAAATAGGACTAGGGATGAAGTGCAGAGTTGATCAGTGTGATGTCTGATCAATATCAAATTCAAAATCTTGCAAAATTTGATGAGAAATCAGATCAAGATCAAATTCATGCCTAATTCATGCCTAAAAGATTCCCGATTCCCAATGAGCGAGAACAAGAGAAAAATGCTCGGCTAATGCTCGGCCAATGTTCGTCAAATACTCAGCCAATGTTCGTCAAATACTCGTCAAATACTCAGCAAAGATTCAATTAACGCCGTAATGGAGCGTTGCCAGGGGCGAGCGTCGTAGGCTCAGTGCTCAAAGCCACTGGATGAAATTTGCAAAATTGAGTTGACTAGATTGAATGGATCAGATGATTGGCGAGTAGAAAGAATCATGGTGCGATCGCCCGTTGACAGGGAAAAGGAGGAGCGATCGGGACTGTCTACAAGAAATCTGATTGGGTTCTGACTGGGTTCTGATTTGGCTCTGATTTGATTATGAGTGCTTGCAGAATTCTTTAGGCCAATTACTCAATGGTTGTTTATAAATTCGCGCAGTTTATCAACTGTTTTTGGTTTTTTGTTAGGGATTGTGAATAAAAATTAACTCGTATTTGAATCGCTGCCGATTCAAGCTAGGTCAATTCCTTTGGTTAAAAATTTACCGATCGATCGGGCGGCGCTTGGGGTTGGGAGTTGGATCCAGCGATCGATCCGCCATCCACGATCCTCAATTTTAGTGACCCAGAAGCCAGCGACTTGGCCGCTGGCTCCCGAAACCTAGGATATGGCTGGGGTTTCCGGTTCATGGGACTTGGCTTGCAAAACCGCCAACGCCCATTGCCGGAATTGCAGATAGGTCATCAGTTCGATCGTGCCGGAGAGCAACATTTGCGAGTAGCGATCTTCCAATTCCTGCAACCGCTGAACCGCCACCGATAGCGGCATATTCAGCAATGCTTCGGAATCGTCCAGCAGGTTCACCGTTTCGCTGAGGGTTTGGCGGTCTTCCTGTTCAATCAGCGCCTGGCAACTTTGGAGATAGAGCTGAACGGGGCGATCGATCTCCTCGTAGGTTTCCGGTGACAGATTGCCGTCAATGAACATCAACCGATAGCGCTCTGCCAAATCTTGGGCCGCCGCCAGGGCTGCCTTGGTTTTGTTGCCATGAACTTCCTTAATTTCGGTCAAGGCTTGGCGACTGCTTTTCACCAACTGGCGCGATCGGCGCGATCGCAGCCAAGTGACCAACAACCCCGCTGCACTGCTCAAGCCCAAAACCAGCAAATATTCCTGAACAACCTGGTTTTCTTCAATGAACCGCAGCCAAGCCGATCGGGGATCCCCTTTTTCATAGGTTTCTGTCGCGTCCGGAGCCATATAAACCCCACCCCGTTGCAACAGGCCAGCCGGATCACCATCGGCCAATTCTGGATAAAAGCTGGCATATTGACGCGCCGTGGCCAAAATCGACCAAGCCATTAGGCCCACTTGGTCGGCGGGGGCATCGCCTCGGGCCATCAAGCCAATTCCCGTGGACAAGACCGGCAAATCCTGGGGCGGCTCGGGGCGCAGGGGGTCATAGGTTCCGGCGGGAATCACCGAAGAGCGATAGGACTCAGGGAAGCGCACCGCCAGGTGATTGGTAATGGAGGGGGGAATTTCCAGCAAACGCAGGGGCGGATCGCTGGTAATGGCATTTTGAATGATGCTGCTGGATCCCAAGGGGCCCACGTAGGCCACCATATCCAGCTCTCCGGCCTTCAACTTGGCCAGACCTTCCTTCAGGGGAGGCGCACTGGTGATCACTCGCAAGCCGCTGCGGGTCAAGATTTGGGTAGTGGTGAAGTTGGTGCCGCTGCCCTGAATCCCGATCGCCACCCGTTTGCCGTTGATGTCGGTCAGGGTTTTGAAGGGAGAGTCGGCCCGCACCAACAAATGCAGATATTCATGACCCAAAATGGCGACGGTTTCCACCTGGCCACTGCGCAGCAGATCGCGGGAAACGTCGAGTTGGGCGAGGGCAAAATCAACCCGACCTTGCACCAGGCGATCGAGGTTATCGCGGGAACCATTGGAGTTTTTGTCGTCGGTCAGCTTCAGGCTCACGATTCGATCGGTCGATCGCCCCAATTGCTCGCTAATCAGGTCATAGCCCACACCGGCCTTGCCCGCAGAAATCGAGACCGTGTTTTTGGACTGGCCGCAACCGCCAACCCCAATCACCCCCACAATCACCAGCGACACCAAGCCCCAGCCCCGTTGTTTGAGCTTCACCATCAAAAATCCCCCGGCAAATTCCCAAAATACTAAACCATACGTCCAAAATTATGCGTCCAAAATTATGTGTCCAAGAAATATGCGCTTACACCATATATCTAAATAGTTCGATCTAAAAACATTCAACCTAACAATATTGAACCTAAAAATATTCAACCAGAATACAGGCTTTACCTAAAATAATTGGCACGCCCTATCGCAGATGCCATGAAGTAACGATTCGGTGGGCATTGCCCACCCTACGGGCTACGGGTCACTGAAAATATTCAATCAAAATATAAACAAAAAGCGGGGCCACCCTGGGTCATGTCATGAATTAGGATCACGACTCCAGCTTAGCAGCCCCGTTTTTTGAATGTCGCCTTTTGAACGCTTTAGCGACTGGAATTTGAACAACGTTGAATTAGGTGATTTTTAACCAAGTGATTGTTGATCAGATGATTAATAAAAATCTAGCCAATAATCAATCGTTGCTTGAATTCAGCAAATCCAGCTCAAGCGCTAAATTTCAGCATAGGCGCGATCGATCAGGCGCTTGGCAACCGTTTGGACACCCGTGTGATAGTAATAATTGGTGCTCATGTCCAAAAATGCACCAACATAATCCAGCTTGTCATCGGCAATATCCACAAACCCTTGTAGGTGTTGCAGGATGGTTTGGGGACTGAGACCGCGATCGCTCACAAAGTTCCCCATCCAGCTCGAAACCGAGTTGAACGCTTGGCCAACAAATGCCACCTTGTCAGTGCCCGGAATCATCTTTTGAATATTCCGGAAAGCCTCGTTTTCTTCCAAGCTGGATTGGGTGGCGCTGCCGATCCAATCGCCGGCCGCTTTGATGAAGTTCGGGCCCAAGGGCACTAAGCCATCCAAGCAAACCATGGCGGCCATCCGCATTTTGGATTCCCCGCCGTAGTCGGCCAAGGAACCCAAAAAGTCGCCAATGCTGTCGCCAGGAATGCCATTAATTTGGCAATAGGCCAGCAATTCCACCACAATTTTCATTCCCAAATCGATCGCTTGGGCCTTTTCGGGTTTGGGGGTCAAATTTTGCAAAAAGCCCAAAAACGAAATATCTTGCCCCACCTTATTGGCCATGGCAGCCGTGCCCAAGGCACTTGCGGCCGTGTCCACGGTTTGATAGAGCCAAACGGCGCGTTGATAGCCCTCGCCTTCGTCGTTATAAAGCTCGATCGCCCGGTCTTTGATTTGGGAAATTAAGCCCGGATCATCTTCGCCCGTGACGGTTTTGATCGTGCGATCGAACCCAATCAAGTTGTCCCACTCGCCGGGAACCACAAAATCCAACGCATTCAGAACCGTGATGGTCATGCCGCTGGTGGGCAATTCATCAACCAATTGCACAATGGATTTACCCATGAATTTTGATCCTCACTAAGACACAGGGTTTCCAAACAAGAAACAAACAACAAGCTCAACCGAAACTAGGCAAGGGCTAGACGCAAGTTAATAGCGTGACTGTTTTAGATCGTAGGGGCAAAGTTTCGGAATCAGTCGTCATAACAATGGGCTTAAGCCCATTGCTGCCTAATGGTTAGGCAACGGTGATAGCTATTTGACCTGATTGATCAAAATCAGCTTGCCACGCTATTAAGTCCAAACTAAGCGCCAATTCGGAAAATAGAAAAGCCAACTACTTCAAACGGGCCAAGCCTGAGAGATTAAATTTCTCAATCCAGTCTTCCCGATCGCTTGGTTTGAGCGTCGTAGACTGCACCTTCACCTGATAGCGATCGCCCACCAAGACAGCCGTTTGATTTTTGCCCACTTGAACGGCAGGATAGCCGTCAATGTCATCATCACTGCTTTGGAATTTGCTGAGACCGCTCGCATTGTTCGCCAAGTCATTAATCGACAACTTGGCCACTTCTTCGCCCGACTTCTTCAGTTTGGCTTCCGCAAATCCTTTCTTTTCCTGTTGGAAAACCAGGCTGTAGCCATCGCTAGTTTTCGGGAAATACTTATTCAGCTTGCCGCCCGCCACTGGCTTTTTATCAATGGGCGAGGGGCTGACGCTGGGGCTGGGTTTGGGTGATCGACGATCGGAACCACGATCGGTGGACTGATCACCGGAGCGATCGACCACCGTGGTTGATGTGGGACTGGGAGCCGGGCCGCGATCGCTGCGATCGTTGAGGGCCACACAACCGCCCACCACCAGCAACAGGGTCAAAACAGCACCCGCCAGCCAACGACCGGCCTTAGACGGCGCATTCATGGGCAAATTTCCTTATCATGAGGGTTTGGTCACTTGTTTTCCAGTCTAGGCAGCGTTTTTCATCACCGGACAGATGTGCCCACCGCCCGAGAAGATGGGTTCACCACACTTGGCAGCGATCGGCGCAAGCAGGGGAATTGAATTCGGATCGAATTGGCCTCGGGATCCATCTAACTAGTCCAATTAGTCCAATTAATCCAATCGATTACATTCGATCAATTCAGTCAATGATTTAAGAATTGGTTAATGATCGATGGGGACTTGATGGGCGGTCGACCCGATCGCTCCGGTGCGGAACGGTTGCTGGGGACAGCAAAACGGCAACCTTGAAGAATGATGGATTTTGCTCCATCGTCCCTGACCTTCTGGAAATTTCGGCGTTTTTTAAGGCTAAATTTAACCCGTTGCCTGGGGTGAATTCTAGAAAACCTGATCAAAGCATTTTCAATGCATTTCAAGGTATTTCAAATCAATTGCTGATTGTCTTGAGGTTGGGCCCGTGATGCGTGCGATCGATCCAAACGATCTGAATGATCCCAATGCTTTCAATGATTTATTAGATCCATCGATCGATCAGTTAATTGCTCGATCGATCGGCCAGTTGGCTCGCCCGGCGGTGATGCCCGAGTCGATCGAGCAGTTGACCGAGGTGATGGCGGCCTGTGCGGCCCAACGCCAGCCGATCGCCCCCTTCGGCAGCGGCAGCAAGTTGGCTTGGGGCGATGTTCCCAAGGGATCGGTGTTACCCGTGGGATTGGGCCGGCTCGATCGCCTGGTGATGCATGACGAGGCGGACTTGGTAGCCACCGTGGAAGCGGGCATGAAACTGCGGGATCTGCAAGCGGCCTTGGCTCCCTCGGGTCAGTGGCTGCCGATCGACCCGGCCTTTGCGGAAACGGCCACCCTGGGCGGCATTGTGGCCACGGCGGATACGGGTTCCCTGCGCCAACGCTACGGCGGCATTCGGGATTTGCTGTTGGGCCTGTCGATCGTTCGTTGGGATGGGCAAATCGCCAAAGCCGGCGGCCGCGTGGTCAAAAACGTAGCGGGCTATGACCTGATGAAGCTGTTTACCGGTTCCTTTGGCACGCTGGGCCTGCTGGCGACCCTGACCGTGCGGACTTACCCGATTCCCGAACAGTGCCAAACCCTGTTGCTGTGGGGCGATCGCCCGGCCCTGGCCCAGGCGGCCCAAGGCCTCCGCAATTCCACCCTCACCCCGATCGCCCTGGATTGGATTTGGGGCAACCCGGCCCTGCCGGAGCGGGCGATGAGCTTGGCGCTGCGGTTTGGCAGTGTGGCCCCCAGCGTGGCGGAACAGGTACGCCGCTCGATCGCCCTGGCCGAGCAGTTGGGCTTGCAATCCCGGGTGTTGAGCGAACCGGAGGAGGCGGACTTTTGGCAGGCCAGCCGCGCCGCCAGCACTGCCCCCACAGCCGATCGCCCGATCACGCTCAAGTTTGGTGCATTGCCCACGGCGGCCCCGGCCCTGCTCGATCGCCTGGCCAGCGGCCCGGTCAGCCAAGGGCAAATCCACGCCAGCAGCGGCCTCGGTTGGGCCAGCTTCGGGGCGATCGAGGGCGACTGGCTGCGGACTTCCCGTTGGATTCGGCAATTGCGGGCCGCCTGCGAAGCGGAACAGGGATTTTTGACGCTGCTGCAAGTGCCCCCTGAACTGACCCATCAGTTTAAGCAATCGGATCGCTGGGGCGATCGCGGTTCTGCCCTAGCCCTAATGGGGAAAATAAAACAGCAGTTCGATCCGCACCAGCTCCTGAATCTCGGCCGATTCGTGGTTTAGCGCCCGGTTTAGCCCCAGATTATGGAGGGCGCACGGCGGTGCGCCCCTACGATTTGTTCACGGTTTGTTCATTGCCATCGCCCATTGGTTTCACCCCACCGACCCATGCAAACGAGCGATCGCCCGATTCCCGCCAAAGAGAGCAACTTTCTGGCCCAAAATCCCCACTTGGGTGAATTGGCCGCCGGTCAGCGATCGGGCTTTGACCCCGACTCGCCGCCCGATCCCAAGCTGCTCGATTCCTGTGTCCATTGCGGGTTTTGCCTTTCCACCTGCCCCAGCTACCGCGTGTTGGGCAAGGAAACCGACTCACCCCGCGGCCGCATCTATCTGATGGATGCGATCAACGAAGGCACGGCCGAGCTGGATCGCACCACCGCCCAGCATTTCGACACCTGCTTGGGTTGCCTGGCCTGCGTCACCACCTGCCCGTCCGGGGTGAAGTATGACCAACTGATCAGCGCCACCCGGCCCCAGGTGGAGCGCAACGTGCCCCGATCCCTCCCGGAACAGGCCCTGCGAACGCTGATTTTCCAGGTTTTTCCCTATCCCGATCGCCTGAAACTGTTGATGCCGTTTCTGTTGCTCTATCAACAGTCGGGCTTGCAAACCCTGGTGCGATCGACCGGCCTGCTCAAAAAATGGCTGCCCAACCTGGCGGCCATGGAAGAAATTTTGCCGCGCCTGAGCTGGGACACCCTCAACCGCGACTTTCCCGAAACCATTCCCGCCCAAGGAACCCAGCGCTATCGGGTGGGGATGATTCTCGGTTGTGTGCAGCGCACCCTCTTTAGCGGGGTGAATGCCGCTACCCTGCGGGCCCTGACGGCCAACGGTTGCGAGGTGGTGATTCCGCCCAGCCAGGGTTGCTGCTCGGCCCTGCCCGCCCACCAGGGCCAAACCAACCAGGCCCAGGCGATCGCCCGCCAGATGATCGATGCCTTCGCGGCCACCAATGTGGACTACATCATCATCAACGCCGCCGGTTGTGGGCACACGCTCAAGGAATATCACCACATCCTGCAAGACGATCCGGAGTACCGCGATCGGGCTGCGGCCTTTGTGGACAAAGTGCGCGACATCCACGAATTTTTCGCGGAAGTGGGCTGGATTGCGCCGCTCCAGCCGATCGCCCCGGAGCCGGTGACGCTGGTTTATCACGATGCTTGCCACCTGTTGCATGGCCAAAAAATCAGCGCCCCACCCCGCGACCTGCTGCGGCAAATTCCCGGCGTGACCCTGCGCGAGCCGATCGATTCGCAACTCTGCTGTGGCAGTGCCGGGATCTACAAC harbors:
- a CDS encoding pentapeptide repeat-containing protein, encoding MKWELGGAIGRGMLLTVSIALGLTLSGCPTQPTAQRSPGNPKDCPRCDFAGKDLSNQDFAGANLNGANFQKANLTGVNLSQAKLDGANFQQANLTKADLSQAGMNQAKLTGANLSEARLTKTYLRGADLTQAKLTGADLSGADLLNASPSKLDLSGVKTLGTTLPDGSQGK
- a CDS encoding Fe(3+) ABC transporter substrate-binding protein; this translates as MTSKLTRRVFLAGGSALATVALSGLNRANAQGAGEVNLYSGRHYDSDRQLYEAFTQATGIKVNLVEGSADALIERIQSEGVNSPADVLITVDAGRLWLADKAGLFRPVSQSAAPNLYRAVPSNLRHPNGHWFALSKRARVIMYNKDLVNPADLSTYEALADSRWRGKILVRTSSHVYNQSLVGELVGALGEPTTETWVRGLVANFARPPEGNDTAQIKACAAGQGSIAIANTYYLPRLVNSKDAAEREIAAKVGVFFPNQQGRGTHVNISGGGVIKTAKNPEAAVKFLDFLATQKAQELFARSGYEYPVLSGVALDPTLSSFGQFKSSSASANEFGGNNDRALRLMDRAGWR
- a CDS encoding elongation factor G; this translates as MKGDRTPRIRNIAIVGPYSSGKTTLLESILFLSGATTRKGSIKDNNTVGDSSPEARDRGMGLELNVASAAYKDVQFNWIDCPGSVELAAETYNALVGVDAAVVVCEPMIDRAIVLAPLFQFLDTWKIPHVLFINKMDRASSPIADILSVLRPVSSRPIVLHQYPIRQGNSPIGYIDLVSETAYHYHPDAEGDDPVPLPEHLRAEEQAARHEMLESLADHDDVLLEKLLEDIQPSEEEILVDLRLELGADQIVPVFVGMAEQHLGVRPLLDALLREAPDATVTATERGVDAIASDADSPIVQVLKTMYASQGGKLSIARVWNGAIEDGMSLNGVRIGGLYRLMGSQQKSLTRAEVGDIVALGRLDGVATGEVLALDRAIGRDELPKAELPPPVFAWAIVPENRSDEVKLTAALAKLTDEDPAVRWEQHGDTHEIILWGQGEIHLQIAIDRLRRKYNLPMAPHLPQVPYKETIRKPVSRIHGRYKHQTGGHGQFGDVYLDIQPQPRGAGYDFQQRIVGGVVPKQYIPGVESGVREALDRGPLGFPIVDVAVTLTDGSYHSVDSSEQAFKMAAHVAMKTGIPAAQPVLLEPIDLVEVAMPSEFTAKVMQLVTGRRGQLMGYGPKDGWAGWDTMQAYLPHAEMQSLILELRSLTLGVGTFSWQHDHLQEVPDKLADRVLAQTGKG
- a CDS encoding TAXI family TRAP transporter solute-binding subunit → MVKLKQRGWGLVSLVIVGVIGVGGCGQSKNTVSISAGKAGVGYDLISEQLGRSTDRIVSLKLTDDKNSNGSRDNLDRLVQGRVDFALAQLDVSRDLLRSGQVETVAILGHEYLHLLVRADSPFKTLTDINGKRVAIGIQGSGTNFTTTQILTRSGLRVITSAPPLKEGLAKLKAGELDMVAYVGPLGSSSIIQNAITSDPPLRLLEIPPSITNHLAVRFPESYRSSVIPAGTYDPLRPEPPQDLPVLSTGIGLMARGDAPADQVGLMAWSILATARQYASFYPELADGDPAGLLQRGGVYMAPDATETYEKGDPRSAWLRFIEENQVVQEYLLVLGLSSAAGLLVTWLRSRRSRQLVKSSRQALTEIKEVHGNKTKAALAAAQDLAERYRLMFIDGNLSPETYEEIDRPVQLYLQSCQALIEQEDRQTLSETVNLLDDSEALLNMPLSVAVQRLQELEDRYSQMLLSGTIELMTYLQFRQWALAVLQAKSHEPETPAIS
- a CDS encoding FAD-binding oxidoreductase: MRAIDPNDLNDPNAFNDLLDPSIDQLIARSIGQLARPAVMPESIEQLTEVMAACAAQRQPIAPFGSGSKLAWGDVPKGSVLPVGLGRLDRLVMHDEADLVATVEAGMKLRDLQAALAPSGQWLPIDPAFAETATLGGIVATADTGSLRQRYGGIRDLLLGLSIVRWDGQIAKAGGRVVKNVAGYDLMKLFTGSFGTLGLLATLTVRTYPIPEQCQTLLLWGDRPALAQAAQGLRNSTLTPIALDWIWGNPALPERAMSLALRFGSVAPSVAEQVRRSIALAEQLGLQSRVLSEPEEADFWQASRAASTAPTADRPITLKFGALPTAAPALLDRLASGPVSQGQIHASSGLGWASFGAIEGDWLRTSRWIRQLRAACEAEQGFLTLLQVPPELTHQFKQSDRWGDRGSALALMGKIKQQFDPHQLLNLGRFVV
- a CDS encoding (Fe-S)-binding protein; protein product: MQTSDRPIPAKESNFLAQNPHLGELAAGQRSGFDPDSPPDPKLLDSCVHCGFCLSTCPSYRVLGKETDSPRGRIYLMDAINEGTAELDRTTAQHFDTCLGCLACVTTCPSGVKYDQLISATRPQVERNVPRSLPEQALRTLIFQVFPYPDRLKLLMPFLLLYQQSGLQTLVRSTGLLKKWLPNLAAMEEILPRLSWDTLNRDFPETIPAQGTQRYRVGMILGCVQRTLFSGVNAATLRALTANGCEVVIPPSQGCCSALPAHQGQTNQAQAIARQMIDAFAATNVDYIIINAAGCGHTLKEYHHILQDDPEYRDRAAAFVDKVRDIHEFFAEVGWIAPLQPIAPEPVTLVYHDACHLLHGQKISAPPRDLLRQIPGVTLREPIDSQLCCGSAGIYNLLQPEIADELGELKVQNLTNTGADAIASPNPGCSLQIQKHLGLQGKTVPVLHPIELLDRAMRGEALPKGDR